Proteins encoded together in one Amblyomma americanum isolate KBUSLIRL-KWMA chromosome 1, ASM5285725v1, whole genome shotgun sequence window:
- the LOC144136291 gene encoding tubulin beta chain-like: protein MFRRKAFLHWYTGEGMDEMEFTEAESNMNDLVSEYQQYQEATADDEGEFDDEDALADTA from the coding sequence atgttccgccgcaaggccttctTGCACTGGTACACTGGGGAAGGCATGGACGAAATGGAATTCACCGAAGCAGAGTCCAACATGAATGACCTGGTGTCCGAGTACCagcagtaccaggaggccacagccgacgacgagggagagttcgacgacgaggacgccctcgccgacaCTGCCTGA